The Bacillota bacterium genome contains the following window.
CGTAATCGGTCCCTTCTGGAGACCAGGCACCGCCCAGGGACAGATTGAGGTCCCAACCACCAAAGCGCTGTAAGTGCTCCAACTTCATTCTCGCAGCCTCCAGTGCCTCACGGGCCGCAACACAGCTGGAACTATATTGAAGCGCCCGCTCCATCATCGTTTCTTGGTCCAAGATAATCGTAAGGGGTTCTGGCTCCAGATAGGCCGGATAGACGTCTGGCCGGTCCAATAGTTGTCCGAAATCCTCCCGGGCCTGTTCCCTTTGCAGTTCCAGCCTGCCAATGGCCGCAGTGGTTTCTTCAATCTGTTGGAGGACGGTAAAAAGCCGGTTCGAATCCCCGTTCGTAAGCAGGATACCGGTGCGCTCCGCTTCATAATGCTCCAGCCGACGCCTTTGGAAAGCCAGCTCCTGTTCAGCCTTAATGTATGCGATCATCGTCTCATAGACTTTGACGATGAGATCGTTGCGCGCCTGGGTCAATGCATCTTCCTCAGGAACAGCCTCGCCCTCTAACGACCTAAAGAGGGGGTAATTCACTTGAATCTGGGCCGAAGGCTGGTAGCTGAAACCTTCGTCCATCTGGAAGGTAACCTGCCCTTGGGCAGCACCCCATTGACCCAGGGGCACTTTCAACACCACCTGGCCAGTGGGCCTGGTCATTCCCTGCTCCGTCACCGCCAGGGGCGTAGTGTGGACCTGCAGCTCCGGCAACGTCTTTGCCCCTTCCTGCCTTTGGGCCAGATCCCATTGGCGATAGAACAACTGCAGTTCCCGATTGCGCTCCAAGGCCAAAGCGATGGCCTCTTCCAAAGGCACAGGTTCCGCCACTTCCCCAAGGAAACATACCAGAGGGAAAATAAGGCTAATCAGAAAGAGTACTGTCCAACGCATCCTGTCCTTCACTCCAAACCGGCTTAGCCAGTCCGATCATCTCCAGAAAGTCTAAGCTCCTTTGGCGGTGGGCCCATTTGGCCTCCTTCAAAGCCCGCTCCGCCTCATTGTACTTTTGTTCCTCACCGGCCAGTTCTTCTTCACTGATGAGGCCGGCCTGGTACTTAACCCGGGCCGATTGCAGCTCCTTTTCCGCCAGGACTAGCTCCCGCTCTTTGGCCTCGATTTCCTGTTCCCCGTTCTTCAATGTCCAGTAGGCGGACCGCACCTGGAAGTACAGGGTCTGGGTCACCTTTTCCAATTGAACCTTGGCCTTCTCCAGTTGAACCTTGGCTTTCTCCAACTCCACCCGGGGAGTATACTCGTTGTCCAATTGGGACACTTGACGGCTGGCCAGGTCCACCGCCTCCTGGGCGGCTTGCAACTCCTTGCTTACCAACTGGGCCCCGGCATAGGCCTCCTGGAAGGAAACGTCGATGGGCTCATACTCCGGTTCAATCAGTTCCACCAAAAGGATGTCCTGGTCCAAAGCCAGGCCTAACAGTTGCTTAAACTCTAGATAGGCTGTCTCCAGATTGTGCTGGGCATTTATGT
Protein-coding sequences here:
- a CDS encoding TolC family protein — its product is MRWTVLFLISLIFPLVCFLGEVAEPVPLEEAIALALERNRELQLFYRQWDLAQRQEGAKTLPELQVHTTPLAVTEQGMTRPTGQVVLKVPLGQWGAAQGQVTFQMDEGFSYQPSAQIQVNYPLFRSLEGEAVPEEDALTQARNDLIVKVYETMIAYIKAEQELAFQRRRLEHYEAERTGILLTNGDSNRLFTVLQQIEETTAAIGRLELQREQAREDFGQLLDRPDVYPAYLEPEPLTIILDQETMMERALQYSSSCVAAREALEAARMKLEHLQRFGGWDLNLSLGGAWSPEGTDYGLSFTASTSLSRSKALELEAAQLQREQAELQLELTTFAVEQEISGLFRQLTLLEETMERLAVRRSETGEELEKLQRQYAAGMITELTLQAVELNLEELAIQIQSTRYDYLLLQLELLRRCGFALEELVRGR
- a CDS encoding TolC family protein, giving the protein MRKPMLIVLLICLLLPAVVNADPIELRVADAINLALEQNLDLRLLRLDYEWALSEVERAKFVGDEQMYKTAVENFNQVAEQYQQQQKSLSRQVVTSYYELLQTELSVAKAYDQVKQARLNYEQEQVRFQAGLIPQITLLRAENQITLAESSYINAQHNLETAYLEFKQLLGLALDQDILLVELIEPEYEPIDVSFQEAYAGAQLVSKELQAAQEAVDLASRQVSQLDNEYTPRVELEKAKVQLEKAKVQLEKVTQTLYFQVRSAYWTLKNGEQEIEAKERELVLAEKELQSARVKYQAGLISEEELAGEEQKYNEAERALKEAKWAHRQRSLDFLEMIGLAKPVWSEGQDALDSTLSD